TTTTGCTAAACAAGGCCAAGGGCACATCGCTGCTACTTCTTCGATTATGGCGCTGCGCGGTGGGCCTTGTCCATCGTATAATGCAACTAAAGCATATATGTCAAATTATTTAGAAGGTCTATATTGCCGTGCCTACAAGGCTGGACTAAACATCAATATCACAGATATACGCCCAGGATTTGTGGATACCCATATGGCTAAAGGCGATGGTATTTTTTGGCTTGCACCTGTGGAAAAAGCGGCCTTACAAATTCTACGTGCGATAGAGCAAAAAAAGCGGGTGGTTTATATTACAAAACGTTGGGGTTTAATTGCTATTTTGATGCAAGTTTTGCCTTTTAAGGCCTTTGTGAGGTTGATGCTGGGGAAAAGGGGTAAAAGCAATTAAGAAAATATAGCAGTTTTGTAAACTTGGACCGGCTATGGTGTCTAAAGGTGTACCTTGGATATAAGAAATACGTTAGTTAGGCTTGTCAATCTTTGATAAATGGCTAAGATCCAGCGTTTGAAATGTTTTAAATCGAGCCGCTGAGCACAAGATGCCAAAATCGAGAACCAGTCAGTTGATCTACACAGTCGCGTTAAATAGAGCTTTTTTATTATTCCCATTAGTTTTGATCTGTTTGCTAGTGACCAATATTACCGTAGAAGATCTACGTTTTTTATTTGGACATATGGATGAGCATGGCTACCAAAATATCATTGATAATGAAGCCACCATTACCATTTTGCTGATTGGTTTTGGCGCAGTCATGGATGGTCGAAAAATCCTCTCAAAGCGAGCTTGGGACAGCAAGCAAGACCCAAATTTGGAGCAGCACAAATTGCTAAATGAAACCTCTGAATATTATGGGTTTATGCTCATTGTGATTGGTATTTCAATTGAAATTGTTGATCAACTAGCAAGTTATATGCGCAACTTTCAGATTGATCTACTGATATTCGAGGCGTGGTTTAGTATTGTATTAAATATTGTTGCCATTGGTGTGATGCTTAAAGCTGCATATAAAATTGCAGTGATAGATAAGCAATCACACCAGCTGTAACTGGGTTGGAGTAGTTAGTCATCAAGCAAGTATGTTAGGCCATCGATTTTACTTGTGCTAAAGAATGCTTGCTGCTGCCAAATTGGGTTGAGTGCTTGGTTGTCAGTAGCGATCACCCAAACAATATTGGCAAACTGAGCAGCCTTGAAGCCATAAATTGTGGTATCAGGAAAGATCTTGGTCAGCACATCTGATAGCTTACTTATTTGCTCACGCTTGGTAAATACGGTGTTCAGTGCTATCCAGCCCTTTTTGGCAACTAGGTCTTTTAGATTGGAATAAAACTGCGATTCAAAAATAAAGGGCAGCAGTGTTTCTGAGTCAAAGATATCAACCACTATCAAATCAAAAGGTAGGGTAGTGGTTTGTTGTGTGACAAATGCGTGGGCATCTTTGCAATGAATTACACTTTCAATTTCATTGGGGTTAAAAAACTGCCTGTACAGGTCAATAATATGTTGGCTTTTTTCTACTGCTTCTATGTGTGCTTGGGGGTATTTATCTCTGAGGAAGCGCAGCAATCCGCCACCACCTAATCCTATATCGAGTACCCGATTTACTGTGGTGATTTCATAGGTCGGAATTGCCATAAATAACATATGTGGAAACACCAAGCTGCTTGGCTCAGAGATGGACATGGCTGATTGCATGATGCCGTCAATATTAAACCAGCGCAGTGTATTATTTT
This genomic window from Pseudoalteromonas luteoviolacea contains:
- a CDS encoding SDR family NAD(P)-dependent oxidoreductase: MVKKAIIIGATSGIGRALAIHMSQQGYILGLTGRRKELLFSLQQSISSEAFACVMDISKPHDAAEKFEQLLDKMQGVDIVLINAGMGSCEPEFPLHGELDTIAVNASGFTAIANTAYHYFAKQGQGHIAATSSIMALRGGPCPSYNATKAYMSNYLEGLYCRAYKAGLNINITDIRPGFVDTHMAKGDGIFWLAPVEKAALQILRAIEQKKRVVYITKRWGLIAILMQVLPFKAFVRLMLGKRGKSN
- a CDS encoding spermidine synthase — encoded protein: MENNTLRWFNIDGIMQSAMSISEPSSLVFPHMLFMAIPTYEITTVNRVLDIGLGGGGLLRFLRDKYPQAHIEAVEKSQHIIDLYRQFFNPNEIESVIHCKDAHAFVTQQTTTLPFDLIVVDIFDSETLLPFIFESQFYSNLKDLVAKKGWIALNTVFTKREQISKLSDVLTKIFPDTTIYGFKAAQFANIVWVIATDNQALNPIWQQQAFFSTSKIDGLTYLLDD